One Ictalurus furcatus strain D&B chromosome 25, Billie_1.0, whole genome shotgun sequence DNA window includes the following coding sequences:
- the rd3l gene encoding protein RD3-like, translating to MEIHLYRSEIISLSLLPYHSLAMPFLAWMNSSHQEGEQGPNCATSMGPNRVLLQELLWQFEQRQCLALEEERQRCSHGALGYRRPLTQDGLLALIPASECRLLERLCARIPPSHIATVLFRFREILAHNYVAPWELVCIFKQVLRDFLRRQEEVGYRRSFPPAPLPVSPSPADIDTRDRKTTMSSSLEGQEKHREEIPTISSYVDRHLHSACSYTVQRDCLPYFRSFPYD from the exons ATGGAAATACATCTGTACCGCTCTGAAATCATCTCCCTATCTCTGCTTCCCTACCATAGTCTTGCAATGCCATTCCTGGCCTGGATGAATTCCTCCCATCAGGAAGGTGAGCAGGGTCCAAACTGTGCGACCTCCATGGGCCCCAACCGGGTGTTACTCCAGGAGCTTCTATGGCAATTCGAGCAAAGACAGTGTCTGGCTCTGGAGGAAGAGCGCCAACGTTGCTCCCATGGTGCTCTAGGATATCGCCGGCCTCTCACCCAGGACGGCTTGCTTGCCCTGATACCAGCGTCCGAATGCAGACTGCTAGAACGGCTCTGTGCCCGAATTCCACCATCACACATAGCCACTGTACTCTTCAG GTTCCGTGAGATTTTGGCTCACAATTATGTCGCTCCCTGGGAGCTCGTGTGCATCTTCAAACAGGTGCTGAGGGACTTCCTGAGAAGGCAAGAAGAGGTGGGCTACAGGAGGTCTTTCCCTCCAGCCCCACTTCCTGTTTCGCCTTCTCCTGCAGACATCGACACCCGTGACCGAAAGACTACAATGTCATCTTCTCTAGAAGGGCAAGAAAAGCATCGAGAGGAGATCCCAACAATATCCAGCTACGTGGACAGGCATTTACATAGTGCTTGTTCCTATACTGTCCAAAGGGACTGTCTTCCCTACTTCCGCTCCTTTCCCTATGACTAG